GCGGAGCAATCATCTTTAAGCGATCTGGATGATGCTTCGATGTCCATGCTGCTTTATCCGAATGAATTGCTAAGGGAATGGCTGCACCTGTCGAGCATGCCGGAACCGAAGCAGGAAAGTCTTGCGAAGAAGCTCATCCCCTTTACGGAATATGCACTCTCTTCATGGCCGAAGCTATGGTATGATATAGAACGGAACATGAAGTAGGAGGATGCATAATGGCTGGCCATTCAAAGTGGAAAAATATCCAGAACCGTAAAGGGGCGCAAGACGCAAAACGAGGTAAAATCTTTCAAAAGATGTCAAGGGAACTATATGTAGCGGCGAAATCAGGTGGCGGAGATCCTGAAATGAATCCCGCGCTCCGTCTAGCAATCGAGAAATCGAAAGGCTTCAACGTCCCAAATGATGTCATAAAGAGAGCAATCGATAAAGCGACCGGTACAGGTGCGGATGAAAACTATGAAGAAGTCGTCTATGAAGGATATGGACCTGGAGGAGTAGCGGTTCTTGTACAATGTCTGACAGAGAATCGAAACAGGACAGGGCCGAATATCCGTGTAGCTTTCAATAAAAACGGCGGCAGTTTAGGGGAAAGCGGTTCAGTTGGCTATCTTTTCAATCGTAAGGGACGTCTGTTCGTTGAGCGTACAGAGGAAACCGATGAAGAAGCGATTATGCTAGCTGCGCTTGAAGCGGGAGCTGAGGATATAGAGTCAACGGAAGACGGCTTCGAAATTATTACAGAACCCTCGAGCTTCATGGAAGTGAAGGAATCCCTTGAAGCTGAAGGACTTGAATTTATTTCAGCAGAAGTTGACATGATTCCAACAATCTATACAGAATTACAAGGTGAAAACGCCGACCAATTCGAAAAAATGATTGAGGCATTGGAAGACGATGATGACGTACAAAACATCTATCATAACGCAAGTGAATGAGCCGCCTCGTCTGCGGCTTTTTTTATTTGTCCAGCTCCGTGTGGCAGCATCTCGGGTCACTTCGATCTTGAAGCAAAAGGCAAAAAGCGCCTTTTGTCCAAGCCCTCCATCGCCTGTCGCAGCTAACCGCCACACTGCGCATTTCGTTGACATCCACATCGATAGGTAGAAAACGCGTTCGTATGCTATAATAGTTTCGATACTTTAGGGGGAGAATGTCTTGTACGATTATATTAAAGGAATAATTACACGGGTGACACCCGAATACATAACGCTTGAACAAGACGGCATCGGTTGGCAGATAATGACACCAAATCCATATGCCTTTCATCAGACGGATGAGATCCAGCAAGTGTTCACATATTTGCACGTCCGTGAAGATGTGCAATGGCTCCTCGGATTCAAGTCACTTGAACAGCGCGAACTGTTCAAGAAGCTCATCACTGTTTCCGGAATTGGTCCGAAAGGCGCGCTCGCCATATTGGCTAGCGGCATCCCTTCACAAGTTATTGGCGCAATCGAAAGGGAAGACGAAGCTTTTCTCGTACAGTTCCCGGGAGTCGGAAAGAAGACGGCTCGTCAAATGATCCTAGATTTAAAAGGAAAGCTGGGAGATTTATTCACAGAAATCGAAATGCCTGATACGGATGTAACATTACTTTCCATGGCTGAAAACGGCGCATTGGAAGAAGCGATCCTCGCCTTGCAGGCACTTGGTTATTCGCAGCGTGAATTGGCGAAAGTGAAAACGGACATGCAGAAGGAAGAGTTGGATACGGAAGGCTATATGAAGCTCGCATTACGTTTGCTTCTAAAACATAAATAACAATATACAAAGGAAGGAGGAGCGGCAGTCATGGAACGGGTCATTTCAAGTGAACAATCCAATTACGACGACAGTTTTGAACAATCTTTGCGGCCCCAGACGTTGCAGCAATACATTGGACAGGAGACCGTGAAGGATAATCTCGGCATTTTTATCCAAGCCGCAAAAGGCAGGAGTGAAAGCCTTGACCATGTCCTATTATACGGTCCGCCTGGTCTAGGGAAAACGACGCTGGCGACCGTTATCGCAAATGAAATGGGCGTCAATGTAAAGATGACGAGCGGCCCGGCAATTGAAAGGCCAGGAGATCTGGCTGCCGTCGTTTCATCTTTGGAACCGGGCGATGTCTTGTTCATAGATGAAATCCATCGGTTAAATCGATCGATTGAGGAAGTGCTCTATCCCGCGATGGAAGACTTTTGTCTAGATATCGTTGTCGGAAAAGGTCCTTCCGCAAAATCGATACGTCTCGACCTTCCGCCTTTTACGTTGATCGGAGCGACAACGAGGGCGGGTTCTTTATCCGCTCCGCTCCGTGACCGTTTTGGCGTGCCGCTCCGCCTTGAATATTACGGCGAAGGCCCGTTGAAAGAAATCGTCATCAGAAGCGCCAATCTATTTGATGTCAGCATAGATGCAAATGCGGCGGTTGAAATCGCAAGGCGCTCGAGAGGAACGCCGAGGATTGCGAATCGCCTCCTGCGCCGGGTGCGGGATTACGCCCAAGTGCGAGGAGACGGCAGCATCACAATGGATATCGCAAAAGAAGCGCTCGAAATGCTGCAAGTCGATTCACACGGTCTCGATCATATCGACCATAAACTGCTCATCAGCATGATCGAACGGTTCCGAGGCGGTCCGGTCGGGATTGATACGATCGCCGCAAGCATTGGGGAAGAATCGATAACAATCGAGGACGTTTACGAACCTTACTTGCTGCAAATCGGTTTCCTCCAAAGGACCCCGCGCGGCAGGATTGCTACGCGTCTTGCTTATGACCACTTCGGTTATGCTGTGCCTGACATGCTTTCGTAGGTTATTCAATACTTAAAATATAGAAGGAGTTCACCCGCATTATGGATGTAAATGATTTTGATTTTGAATTGCCGGAAAGTCTCATTGCTCAAACGCCCCTCGCAGACCGGACTGCGAGCAGATTGATGGTTTTGGATAAAGTGACGGGCGACGTAAAGCATCGTCAGTTCCGTCAAATTGTGGATGAACTGCAGAAAGGTGACGTCATCGTCCTGAACGATACACGAGTTCTGCCTGCCCGCTTGATTGGTACAAAAGAAGATACAGGCGCGTCGATAGAAGTGCTTCTGCTGAAGGAGACGGGCTCGAACGAATGGGAGACGCTCGTAAAGCCTGCGAAGCGAGTGAAGGTAGGAACTGTCGTAACATTCGGGGATGGCAGGCTGGAAGCGGAATGCACTGAAATCCTGGAGCAAGGCGGTAGGATCTTCAAATTCCGCTATGAAGGCATTTTCTATGAAATACTCGAGTCCCTCGGACAGATGCCACTTCCTCCGTACATTACAGAGACGCTTGACGATCAATCGCGTTATCAGACTGTCTTTGCAAAAGAGAGAGGTTCGGCCGCAGCACCTACTGCTGGACTTCATTTCACTGAAGAAATCCTTCAGGAAATCAAAGACAAAGGTGTCGGTGTCGAATTTATCACCCTGCATGTCGGCTTAGGAACATTCCGACCGGTCAGCGTAGATGTAATCGAAGAGCACACGATGCATTCAGAGTATTACCAAGTGACCGAACAGGCTGCGACAGCAATCAATGAAGCAAAAGCGAGAGGCGGCAACGTCATTGCGGTCGGAACGACTTCTGCGCGGACGCTTGAGACGATCGCTTCGCAAAATGACGGGAAAATTATTCCGACGAGCGGTTGGACATCGATCTTCATCTATCCCGGGTATCGTTTCAGCATTCTCGACGGCATGTTGACAAATTTCCACTTGCCGAAATCGACATTGATCATGCTAATTTCAGCGCTGGCTTCACGCGAGCATGTACTAGCCGCCTATAAGGAAGCAGTACAGGAGAAATATCGCTTCTTCAGTTTTGGAGATGCGATGTTCATCAAGCCAAATGCAAAGTAAAGGGATATATATTCCCAGAATGGAAAGGATCGTATTAAATGGCAGCAATTACTTACGAACATATTAAAACATGCAAGCAGACTGGAGCGCGGCTCGGCATCGTCCATACGCCGCATGGTTCATTCGAAACACCGGCATTCATGCCTGTCGGGACACAGGCGACGGTAAAGACAATGTCTCCTGAGGAATTAAAGGAGATGGGCGCAGGAATCATCCTTGGCAACACCTATCACCTTTGGCTCCGTCCGGGACATGACATTATTAAAGAAGCGGGCGGTCTCCATAAATTCATGAACTGGGATCGGCCGATTTTGACGGACTCAGGTGGGTTCCAAGTATTTTCACTAAGTGAATTCCGGAAGATCGAAGAGGAAGGCGTCCATTTCCGCCATCATTTAAACGGAAGCAAGCTTTTCCTCAGCCCTGAAAAAGCGATGGAAATCCAAAATGACCTCGGTTCGGACATTATGATGGCTTTCGATGAATGTCCTCCGTATCCTGCTACATTCGAATATATGAAAGCGAGTGTGGAGAGAACGTCCAGATGGGCGGAGCGCTGTCTAAAAGCGCATGCGCGTCCAGAGGATCAAGGGCTTTTCGGAATCGTGCAAGGAGGAGAGTTCGAGGAGCTTCGAAAACAGAGTGCGAAAGACCTGATTTCACTCGACTTCCCCGGATATGCAATCGGTGGATTATCTGTCGGTGAGCCGAAAGATGTCATGAACCGTGCTCTTGAATTTACGACTCCTTTATTGCCGGAAAACAAACCGCGCTACTTGATGGGCGTCGGCTCGCCCGATTCCTTGATCGACGGGGCAATCCGCGGGGTGGATATGTTTGACTGTGTATTGCCAACCCGAATTGCAAGGAACGGTACGTTGATGACGAGCGAAGGCCGTCTCGTCGTGAAAAATGCAAAATACGAGCGAGATTTCGGCCCGTTGGATCCGAATTGCGATTGCTATACGTGCAAAAACTATAGCCGGGCATATATCCGCCATTTGGTCCGTGCAAATGAAACGTTCGGCATCCGGTTGACATCCTATCACAATCTGTACTTCCTGCTGCGTTTGATGGAGCAGATCAGGGAAGCGATCCGCAACGACCGGCTCGGCGATTTCCGGGAAGAATTTTTTGAACAATACGGATTTAACAAACCAAATGCAAAAAACTTTTGAATCTTGTATAATAAACCGAGTAGAGGGGGGAATAAAATGAATGGTGATATGTTAGGTACGTTGCTTCCGATTATTGCAATGTTCGCAATCATGTGGTTCTTATTGATTCGACCTGCACAAAAAAGGCAAAAACAGACAAAGTCAATGCAAGAGAGTTTGAAGCGTGGCGATAAAGTCATTACAATCGGCGGTCTTCACGGCGTGATCGATGCTGTTGACGACACTTCCGTATTTTTGAAAGTCGCAGACGGCACAACTTTGCAATTCGATAGACAAGCTGTCGGTCGCGTTGTCGATGCATCTTAATCACGTTTAAGTTCAAAGAGGCGGTTCCACAGTGAAGAAACTGTGAACCACCTCTTTTTCGTTTGCGTATATTCCTGATTGGGAAAAGGCATGCTTTCCCCATAAGGAGGGATACGTTATGAATGATTTCATAATCATCGGTTTCAGGACGATTTTCTTATATGTGTTCATTCTCATCATTCTCCGGATGATGGGAAAGCGGGAAGTTGGCGAATTGAGTGTCATCGATATTGTTGTATTTGTCATCATGGCGGAAGTCGTAGCGGTTGCATTGGAATCACCCGATAAGAAGTTGAGCCACTCAATCTTCCCGGTGCTTCTTCTGCTAGGCATCCAATTGCTCACTTCATTCCTATCTTTAAAGAGTAAAAAATTCCGGGATGTCGTCGATGGAGACCCTACGTTGATCATAGAAGATGGAGTGATCCAAGAAGAAGAAATGAGAAAGCAAAGATACAATTTGGATGATTTGTTCCAGCAGCTTCGTGAGCAGCAAATCGGATCCATAAAAGATGTCTCCTATGCCTATCTGGAGCCTTCAGGAAATTTGTCAGTTTTCACACACGAAAACACCCAGCCGGTTCTTGCCCTCATTTCAGATGGAGTCATCCAAAGCCGCCACGTCAAAATGGTCGGTAAATCGGAGGATTGGCTCGTTCAAGAGTTGAAAGAGCAAGGTGTGATTGACGTGGGACAAGTTTTTTATTGTTCCTTAGAAAAAGGGAAACTGCACTTCCAGTTAAAGAAAGGCTTTCAGTAAATTTTCGTCAATCTTTTAATCATGTGGAGATCATTTTTCTTCACTTGCCCGAAAAGCAATAAAATGACAAGAAGGAATACCGTTGTAATGATACATTCCGTCAATAAACCAAACTGCCCGATCGGGATGAAGATGGGCCGAATGACCGCTGTCAGGATGAAGGATGCATAAGGCAGAGCAAACATTGTGAAACCGGCAGCTGCGGCTTTATTTTTCCGCAAAGTCGCGATATGGAGGAATGAAGTGACAAGCACTCCGAATCCGATGGCGAGTACGGCCCCTGTTTCCTGCAGTCCTGGTTGGGAGGCTAATATGAACATGACACCCAATTTCGCAATGCCTCCATATACCGAATTCATCATTCCGGCTTTCGCATCACCGGTCGCCTGCAAAATGGAATACAATGGGCTTTGGATATAGTAAAAGAAAAAAATTGGTGCAAGTAATGACATATAGGAAGCGCCTTCGGTAATATGGAAAAGCTTCTCGGCAAGCGCCTGTCCGTGAATGTAAAATACAGCCGCAGCAAAGG
The sequence above is drawn from the Sporosarcina luteola genome and encodes:
- the ruvA gene encoding Holliday junction branch migration protein RuvA, whose amino-acid sequence is MYDYIKGIITRVTPEYITLEQDGIGWQIMTPNPYAFHQTDEIQQVFTYLHVREDVQWLLGFKSLEQRELFKKLITVSGIGPKGALAILASGIPSQVIGAIEREDEAFLVQFPGVGKKTARQMILDLKGKLGDLFTEIEMPDTDVTLLSMAENGALEEAILALQALGYSQRELAKVKTDMQKEELDTEGYMKLALRLLLKHK
- the ruvB gene encoding Holliday junction branch migration DNA helicase RuvB, which produces MERVISSEQSNYDDSFEQSLRPQTLQQYIGQETVKDNLGIFIQAAKGRSESLDHVLLYGPPGLGKTTLATVIANEMGVNVKMTSGPAIERPGDLAAVVSSLEPGDVLFIDEIHRLNRSIEEVLYPAMEDFCLDIVVGKGPSAKSIRLDLPPFTLIGATTRAGSLSAPLRDRFGVPLRLEYYGEGPLKEIVIRSANLFDVSIDANAAVEIARRSRGTPRIANRLLRRVRDYAQVRGDGSITMDIAKEALEMLQVDSHGLDHIDHKLLISMIERFRGGPVGIDTIAASIGEESITIEDVYEPYLLQIGFLQRTPRGRIATRLAYDHFGYAVPDMLS
- the tgt gene encoding tRNA guanosine(34) transglycosylase Tgt; the encoded protein is MAAITYEHIKTCKQTGARLGIVHTPHGSFETPAFMPVGTQATVKTMSPEELKEMGAGIILGNTYHLWLRPGHDIIKEAGGLHKFMNWDRPILTDSGGFQVFSLSEFRKIEEEGVHFRHHLNGSKLFLSPEKAMEIQNDLGSDIMMAFDECPPYPATFEYMKASVERTSRWAERCLKAHARPEDQGLFGIVQGGEFEELRKQSAKDLISLDFPGYAIGGLSVGEPKDVMNRALEFTTPLLPENKPRYLMGVGSPDSLIDGAIRGVDMFDCVLPTRIARNGTLMTSEGRLVVKNAKYERDFGPLDPNCDCYTCKNYSRAYIRHLVRANETFGIRLTSYHNLYFLLRLMEQIREAIRNDRLGDFREEFFEQYGFNKPNAKNF
- the yajC gene encoding preprotein translocase subunit YajC — its product is MNGDMLGTLLPIIAMFAIMWFLLIRPAQKRQKQTKSMQESLKRGDKVITIGGLHGVIDAVDDTSVFLKVADGTTLQFDRQAVGRVVDAS
- a CDS encoding YebC/PmpR family DNA-binding transcriptional regulator; its protein translation is MAGHSKWKNIQNRKGAQDAKRGKIFQKMSRELYVAAKSGGGDPEMNPALRLAIEKSKGFNVPNDVIKRAIDKATGTGADENYEEVVYEGYGPGGVAVLVQCLTENRNRTGPNIRVAFNKNGGSLGESGSVGYLFNRKGRLFVERTEETDEEAIMLAALEAGAEDIESTEDGFEIITEPSSFMEVKESLEAEGLEFISAEVDMIPTIYTELQGENADQFEKMIEALEDDDDVQNIYHNASE
- a CDS encoding DUF421 domain-containing protein; this translates as MNDFIIIGFRTIFLYVFILIILRMMGKREVGELSVIDIVVFVIMAEVVAVALESPDKKLSHSIFPVLLLLGIQLLTSFLSLKSKKFRDVVDGDPTLIIEDGVIQEEEMRKQRYNLDDLFQQLREQQIGSIKDVSYAYLEPSGNLSVFTHENTQPVLALISDGVIQSRHVKMVGKSEDWLVQELKEQGVIDVGQVFYCSLEKGKLHFQLKKGFQ
- the queA gene encoding tRNA preQ1(34) S-adenosylmethionine ribosyltransferase-isomerase QueA; the encoded protein is MDVNDFDFELPESLIAQTPLADRTASRLMVLDKVTGDVKHRQFRQIVDELQKGDVIVLNDTRVLPARLIGTKEDTGASIEVLLLKETGSNEWETLVKPAKRVKVGTVVTFGDGRLEAECTEILEQGGRIFKFRYEGIFYEILESLGQMPLPPYITETLDDQSRYQTVFAKERGSAAAPTAGLHFTEEILQEIKDKGVGVEFITLHVGLGTFRPVSVDVIEEHTMHSEYYQVTEQAATAINEAKARGGNVIAVGTTSARTLETIASQNDGKIIPTSGWTSIFIYPGYRFSILDGMLTNFHLPKSTLIMLISALASREHVLAAYKEAVQEKYRFFSFGDAMFIKPNAK